One Streptomyces sp. R28 DNA window includes the following coding sequences:
- a CDS encoding PspC domain-containing protein: MTDHQPAADSVPEPDAVPTTGTPSGPAPASAAGAEPRAHAGAEAGVSAEAGALGPPRKFRRDRRYKMLAGVCAGLGRQCDMDPVIFRITLAVLSATGGIGLIFYGFAWLFVPYDDEDQNEVRKLLTGRVDGQALTAVLFALVGCGVFLTLLKNGGVLAFGVVLSLLLAGAGYWSRHRTTPDPDPLAAQAVADAPPEAQAPPVPAAYPSWWRDPIVKDGTHDGGTGYLWGPRDSRDRDIAAAVNISLGTTWNSRQDIRTRRPHQPKARGPRWIGGWVFLLALLAGALGTSATWEDHALGTSLQTGLSCALLVFGLGIAVSAFLGRTGAGSIFLAVVTAGLLAASAALPKDIGTHWIERNWRPAAVADVQPRYDLGTGVGTVDLSRLKLTGDQTVTTRADVGVGRLKVIVPKDVTVEVSIDVGVGDIQLPGDDEQDVDVAPGKHKELTLTPATGTKGVGTLDLDLSVGVGQAEVSRATS; this comes from the coding sequence ATGACAGATCACCAGCCCGCCGCGGACTCCGTGCCCGAGCCGGACGCCGTGCCCACCACGGGCACCCCGTCCGGCCCGGCACCCGCGAGCGCCGCGGGTGCGGAACCGCGCGCGCACGCGGGCGCAGAAGCAGGGGTGTCCGCCGAAGCGGGTGCGCTCGGCCCGCCGCGCAAGTTCCGGCGTGACCGACGGTACAAGATGCTGGCCGGGGTGTGCGCCGGGCTCGGGCGGCAGTGCGACATGGACCCGGTGATCTTCCGGATCACCCTCGCCGTGCTCTCCGCGACCGGCGGCATCGGCCTGATCTTCTACGGCTTCGCCTGGCTCTTCGTCCCGTACGACGACGAGGACCAGAACGAGGTGCGCAAGCTGCTGACCGGCCGTGTGGACGGCCAGGCGCTGACGGCAGTGCTGTTCGCGCTGGTCGGCTGCGGCGTGTTCCTGACGCTGCTGAAGAACGGCGGTGTGCTGGCCTTCGGCGTCGTCCTCTCCCTCCTCCTCGCGGGCGCCGGCTACTGGTCGCGGCACCGCACCACCCCCGACCCGGATCCCCTCGCCGCCCAGGCCGTCGCCGACGCCCCACCCGAGGCCCAGGCACCACCGGTCCCCGCCGCCTACCCCTCTTGGTGGCGCGACCCGATCGTCAAGGACGGCACGCACGACGGCGGCACGGGCTATCTCTGGGGCCCGCGCGACTCCCGCGACCGCGACATCGCAGCGGCCGTCAACATCAGCCTCGGCACCACCTGGAACAGCCGCCAGGACATACGCACCCGACGCCCCCACCAGCCGAAGGCACGCGGCCCCCGCTGGATCGGCGGCTGGGTGTTCCTGCTGGCCCTGCTCGCGGGTGCCCTCGGCACCAGCGCGACCTGGGAGGACCACGCGCTCGGCACCAGCCTGCAGACCGGCCTGTCCTGCGCGCTGCTCGTCTTCGGCCTGGGCATAGCGGTCAGCGCGTTCCTGGGCCGCACAGGAGCGGGCTCCATATTCCTGGCGGTCGTCACAGCGGGCCTGCTGGCCGCCTCGGCCGCGCTACCCAAGGACATCGGCACGCACTGGATCGAGCGGAACTGGCGACCGGCGGCCGTGGCGGACGTACAGCCCCGGTACGACCTCGGCACCGGCGTCGGCACAGTGGACCTGTCCCGGTTGAAGCTCACCGGGGACCAGACGGTGACGACGAGAGCGGACGTGGGCGTGGGCCGACTCAAAGTGATCGTCCCCAAGGACGTGACCGTGGAGGTGAGCATCGACGTGGGGGTGGGAGACATCCAGCTGCCGGGCGACGACGAGCAAGACGTGGACGTGGCACCGGGCAAGCACAAGGAGCTGACCCTGACACCGGCCACGGGCACCAAGGGTGTGGGCACGCTGGACCTCGACCTCAGCGTCGGCGTGGGACAGGCGGAGGTGAGCCGTGCTACGTCATGA
- a CDS encoding LuxR C-terminal-related transcriptional regulator → MSDPTEANEPVESTGGSAGERHVRVVLVDDHRMFRTGVQAEIGRTEQTGVEVVGEAADVDQAVTVITATRPEVVLLDVHLPGGGGVEVLRRCAPLMAAAEQPVRFLALSVSDAAEDVIGVIRGGARGYVTKTITGTDLVDSVFRVQEGDAVFSPRLAGFVLDAFASTDAPPVDEDLDRLTQREREVLRLIARGYAYKEIAKQLFISVKTVESHVSAVLRKLQLSNRHELTRWATARRLV, encoded by the coding sequence ATGAGCGACCCGACCGAGGCCAACGAGCCTGTGGAGTCGACCGGCGGGAGCGCGGGCGAGCGGCACGTGCGCGTGGTCCTCGTCGACGACCACCGCATGTTCCGTACCGGAGTCCAGGCCGAGATAGGCCGCACCGAGCAGACCGGCGTCGAGGTCGTCGGCGAGGCCGCGGACGTCGACCAGGCGGTCACGGTCATCACCGCGACCCGTCCCGAGGTCGTCCTCCTCGACGTGCACCTCCCCGGTGGCGGCGGCGTCGAAGTCCTGCGCCGCTGCGCCCCGTTGATGGCGGCCGCCGAGCAGCCCGTCCGCTTCCTCGCGCTGTCCGTCTCGGACGCGGCGGAGGACGTGATCGGGGTGATCCGGGGTGGTGCGCGCGGCTACGTGACGAAGACGATCACCGGCACCGATCTGGTCGACTCCGTCTTCCGGGTACAGGAGGGCGACGCGGTCTTCTCGCCGCGCCTTGCCGGGTTCGTGCTGGATGCCTTTGCGTCGACGGACGCGCCGCCGGTCGACGAGGACCTCGACCGGCTGACCCAGCGCGAGCGGGAGGTGTTGCGGCTGATCGCGCGGGGCTACGCGTACAAGGAGATCGCCAAGCAGCTGTTCATCTCGGTCAAGACGGTCGAGTCTCATGTGTCGGCGGTGCTGAGGAAGCTCCAGTTGTCCAACCGGCATGAGCTGACGAGGTGGGCGACGGCACGGCGCCTGGTGTGA
- a CDS encoding DUF4429 domain-containing protein, with translation MAEIIQRDGTWAFDGTTVRITPGLHRSVPLFRQTYGEIAVPLEAVASIVFEPERKRGRLRMRLREGADPLLQASGGRLPDPADPYRLTVDLDRAGVAEYIAEEIRHALLLDQIPKEPTKTYLLPGPPVPVSVRSSDGTVSFDGTQVRIDWSDTSDRVKRATGPRIINIGDLVQVEWLPNSGYEDGFLRFVTRETVFSQLPAEKDPYALDLWGSARRDLLTALVATAVTARLPHPSTRPGIDHADRPQLAASVPPPADHHDVLLRRLRELGELHRDGVLTDEEFAMTKAVVLRGF, from the coding sequence ATGGCCGAGATCATCCAGCGCGACGGGACCTGGGCCTTCGACGGCACAACGGTCCGGATCACGCCGGGACTCCACCGCTCCGTACCGCTGTTCCGGCAGACGTACGGGGAGATCGCCGTTCCCCTCGAAGCCGTCGCGAGCATCGTCTTCGAGCCCGAACGCAAACGCGGACGACTGCGCATGCGGCTGCGTGAGGGCGCCGACCCGCTGCTCCAGGCGAGCGGCGGCCGGCTGCCCGACCCGGCGGATCCGTACCGGCTGACGGTGGACCTCGACCGAGCCGGGGTCGCCGAGTACATCGCCGAGGAGATCCGGCACGCACTGCTCCTGGACCAGATCCCCAAGGAACCGACGAAGACGTATCTTCTCCCCGGCCCGCCCGTCCCCGTCTCCGTCCGCTCCTCCGACGGCACGGTCTCCTTCGACGGCACCCAGGTGCGGATCGACTGGTCCGACACCTCGGACCGGGTCAAACGGGCGACCGGCCCGCGCATCATCAACATCGGCGACCTCGTGCAGGTCGAGTGGCTGCCCAACTCCGGCTACGAGGACGGCTTCCTGCGCTTCGTGACCCGCGAGACGGTGTTCTCCCAACTGCCGGCGGAGAAGGACCCGTACGCCCTGGACCTGTGGGGCAGCGCCCGTCGCGACCTGCTCACGGCCCTGGTCGCCACCGCGGTCACCGCCCGCCTGCCACACCCGTCCACCCGCCCCGGCATCGACCACGCCGACCGCCCCCAGCTGGCGGCGTCCGTGCCACCCCCGGCCGACCACCACGACGTACTGCTGCGCCGCCTGCGGGAGTTGGGCGAGCTGCACCGGGACGGGGTGCTCACGGACGAGGAGTTCGCGATGACGAAGGCGGTCGTCCTCCGGGGCTTCTGA
- a CDS encoding NlpC/P60 family protein, producing MAAHRKPRQRSVGGNTARTAWTIALAGAATATGFDGTGHAEPQLTPEQVKAKVDKLYQEAEVATEKYNGAKEKADAAERRIRTLQDEAARKTEKLNSAREALGSMAAAQYRDGGVDPSLQLALSDDPDRYLDGAEFAERAGNRQAASVASVREQLREIEQLRGAARVELTSLQSRRAELRRHKNTITGKLDAARGLLARLTAEERARLGAGTGATDRAARSSTGTRDALTPSGAATAQAPNSRAAAAISYAQTKLGSPYVWGATGPDAFDCSGLTQAAYRSAGISLPRTTYAQIDAGRRVSRAELLPGDLVFFYSGISHVGLYIGNGQMIHAPNPSAPVRVAPLDEMPFAGATRIV from the coding sequence GTGGCAGCGCACCGCAAGCCCCGTCAGCGCTCGGTCGGCGGCAACACGGCCCGCACGGCATGGACGATCGCCCTGGCGGGCGCGGCGACGGCGACGGGGTTCGACGGGACCGGACACGCCGAGCCGCAGCTGACACCGGAGCAGGTCAAGGCCAAGGTGGACAAGCTGTACCAGGAGGCGGAGGTCGCCACCGAGAAGTACAACGGCGCGAAGGAGAAGGCGGACGCCGCCGAGCGGCGGATCAGGACACTGCAAGACGAGGCCGCACGCAAGACGGAGAAGCTCAACTCGGCGCGGGAAGCGCTGGGTTCGATGGCCGCGGCGCAGTACCGCGACGGCGGCGTCGACCCGTCCCTCCAGCTCGCGCTCTCCGACGACCCCGACCGGTACCTCGACGGAGCGGAGTTCGCCGAACGCGCCGGCAACCGGCAGGCGGCGTCCGTCGCGAGCGTCCGCGAGCAACTGCGCGAGATCGAGCAGCTGCGCGGAGCCGCACGCGTCGAACTGACCTCGCTGCAGTCCCGCCGGGCAGAACTGCGACGGCACAAGAACACGATCACCGGCAAGCTGGACGCGGCCCGCGGCCTGCTCGCCCGACTGACCGCCGAGGAGCGGGCCCGGCTCGGGGCGGGCACAGGCGCCACGGACCGCGCCGCACGCTCCTCGACGGGCACACGCGACGCCCTGACGCCCTCCGGCGCCGCCACGGCGCAGGCCCCCAACTCCCGTGCCGCGGCCGCCATTTCATACGCGCAAACCAAACTCGGCAGCCCCTACGTCTGGGGCGCGACCGGTCCGGACGCCTTCGACTGCTCCGGCCTCACCCAGGCCGCCTACCGCTCGGCCGGCATCTCCCTGCCCCGCACGACCTACGCCCAGATCGACGCCGGCCGCCGTGTCTCGCGCGCCGAACTGCTCCCGGGCGACCTGGTGTTCTTCTACTCCGGCATCAGCCACGTGGGTCTCTACATCGGCAACGGCCAGATGATCCACGCCCCGAACCCGTCGGCACCGGTCCGGGTGGCCCCGCTCGACGAGATGCCGTTCGCGGGGGCCACTCGGATCGTGTGA
- a CDS encoding tellurite resistance/C4-dicarboxylate transporter family protein has product MPTPTPTSPLHTWWSQRPPAAGAAVMATGILSVALHQTGYETLSRIALALACAAWLALALDFLARLLWDRDRWVKEAATPAALTAIAATTVLGTRFTALGWQPLAEAALALAALLWPGLLIAVVRHWHRRMPGAVFLGCVATQGLALLGATLAASEATAWLAHTALVLFWLGLLLYVVALTRFDLRQVAHGPGDHWVAGGALAISALAGSKLIAADSARLYLWNDDDSSALRTVTVALLVLDLAWYAALLIAEVAWPRLRYDVCRWATVFPLGMTASATLSVAAAVDVPWLKTPGEVLLWIAVAAWLAVTAGALRAYTGHGSDITSTTQR; this is encoded by the coding sequence ATGCCCACCCCCACCCCCACCTCCCCCCTCCACACCTGGTGGTCGCAACGTCCCCCCGCAGCCGGTGCCGCCGTCATGGCAACCGGCATCCTGTCGGTGGCCCTGCACCAGACGGGCTACGAAACCCTGTCCCGGATCGCCCTCGCCCTGGCCTGCGCAGCCTGGCTGGCCCTGGCCCTCGACTTCCTCGCACGGCTTCTGTGGGACCGCGACAGGTGGGTGAAAGAGGCAGCGACCCCGGCCGCTCTGACGGCCATCGCCGCGACGACCGTTCTGGGCACCCGTTTCACCGCCCTCGGCTGGCAGCCCCTCGCCGAGGCCGCCCTGGCCCTGGCGGCCCTGCTCTGGCCGGGCCTCCTCATCGCCGTCGTACGCCACTGGCACCGCCGCATGCCCGGCGCGGTGTTCCTGGGCTGCGTGGCCACACAGGGCCTGGCCCTCCTGGGCGCGACACTCGCCGCGTCCGAGGCCACGGCATGGCTCGCCCACACGGCGCTCGTACTGTTCTGGCTCGGCCTGCTGCTCTACGTCGTCGCGCTGACCCGCTTCGACCTACGGCAAGTGGCCCACGGCCCCGGCGACCACTGGGTGGCGGGCGGCGCCCTCGCCATCTCCGCCCTCGCCGGTTCGAAGCTCATCGCCGCCGACAGCGCCCGCCTGTACCTCTGGAACGACGACGACAGCAGCGCCCTGCGCACGGTGACCGTAGCCCTGCTCGTACTCGACCTGGCCTGGTACGCCGCCCTGCTCATCGCCGAGGTCGCATGGCCACGGCTGCGCTATGACGTATGCCGCTGGGCAACCGTGTTCCCGTTGGGAATGACCGCCTCGGCGACACTCTCCGTCGCCGCCGCCGTAGACGTCCCGTGGCTCAAGACCCCCGGCGAGGTACTGCTGTGGATCGCGGTGGCGGCCTGGCTGGCGGTCACCGCAGGCGCGCTACGGGCCTACACCGGACACGGGTCCGACATCACGTCCACAACACAGCGATGA
- a CDS encoding PspC domain-containing protein produces MPCCSGRVNIDGMPEAAAAPLLGPRPPRKLYRSSDGRWLGGVARGLAGHLGLPVIWVRLVFVGLFMADGLGALLYAAFWFFVPLGVGGVGAQRPSPFTTETAADGRRRLVARKPDKGQIVALLLMVVVAMVFVGSVDLGNGAKAYLLPAVLVGAGVALVWRQADNARRARWMEAGRRRRTLTLLRAAGGVVLVTAGVSGIFVLQGSADHLGSVLQAALAVLVGITLLAGPYLVRMTQDLSEERLMRIRAQERAEVAAHVHDSVLHTLTLIQRNAENANEVRRLARAQERDLRTWLYKPEGTGKDEADEPANLADAVRRNAAEVEDKHGVPIEVVVVGDCPLDEKIGAQMQAAREAMVNAAKYGGEGGAVQVYAEVEGKTVFVSVRDRGPGFDLDSIPADRMGVRESIIGRMERNGGTARLRAVPGGGTEVELEMERAEKTS; encoded by the coding sequence ATGCCCTGCTGCTCCGGCCGTGTGAACATCGATGGCATGCCGGAAGCCGCAGCAGCGCCACTCCTCGGACCGCGGCCGCCGCGCAAGCTCTACCGCAGCAGCGACGGACGCTGGCTCGGGGGCGTGGCGCGGGGGCTCGCCGGGCATCTCGGCCTGCCTGTCATCTGGGTGCGGCTCGTCTTCGTCGGCCTGTTCATGGCGGACGGCCTCGGCGCGCTGCTGTATGCCGCGTTCTGGTTCTTCGTACCGCTCGGCGTCGGCGGCGTCGGCGCGCAGCGGCCCTCTCCCTTCACCACCGAGACCGCGGCCGACGGTCGCCGCAGACTCGTCGCCCGCAAGCCGGACAAGGGGCAGATCGTCGCGCTGCTCCTCATGGTCGTGGTGGCGATGGTCTTCGTCGGCAGCGTGGACCTGGGAAACGGCGCCAAGGCCTACCTCCTGCCCGCCGTACTCGTCGGCGCGGGTGTCGCCCTGGTCTGGCGACAGGCGGACAACGCGCGGCGGGCCCGCTGGATGGAGGCCGGCCGGCGTCGGCGCACGCTCACCCTGCTGCGCGCCGCGGGCGGTGTCGTCCTGGTCACGGCCGGCGTCTCCGGCATCTTCGTCCTGCAGGGCTCCGCCGATCACCTCGGCTCCGTCCTGCAGGCGGCACTGGCGGTCCTCGTCGGTATAACGCTCCTTGCGGGCCCGTACCTGGTCCGGATGACCCAGGACCTCTCCGAGGAACGTCTGATGCGCATCCGCGCACAGGAGCGCGCCGAGGTCGCCGCGCACGTCCACGACTCGGTGCTGCACACCCTGACCCTGATCCAGCGCAACGCGGAGAACGCGAACGAGGTCCGTCGCCTCGCCCGCGCCCAGGAGCGCGACCTGCGCACCTGGCTCTACAAACCCGAGGGCACCGGCAAGGACGAGGCCGACGAACCCGCCAACCTCGCCGACGCGGTCCGGCGCAACGCGGCGGAGGTGGAGGACAAGCACGGCGTCCCGATAGAGGTCGTGGTCGTCGGAGACTGCCCGCTCGACGAGAAAATCGGCGCACAGATGCAGGCCGCGCGCGAGGCGATGGTGAACGCCGCGAAGTACGGTGGCGAGGGCGGCGCCGTGCAGGTCTACGCCGAGGTGGAGGGGAAGACCGTCTTTGTGTCCGTCCGGGACCGCGGTCCGGGCTTCGACCTCGACTCGATACCCGCCGACCGCATGGGCGTCAGAGAATCGATCATCGGCCGCATGGAGCGCAACGGCGGTACGGCCCGGCTGAGGGCGGTACCCGGCGGCGGTACGGAGGTCGAGCTGGAGATGGAGAGGGCGGAGAAGACGTCATGA
- a CDS encoding NlpC/P60 family protein codes for MASHRKSRPAGTRVAGIRTPALATAALTSVALLSQTANASPSADDKPSLEEVEKKVDDLYRQAESATEKYNAAKEKTAKQRKRVDTLLDDVAQRTQKLNDAREELGRNAAAQYRTGAAAPDTATFLLADTPQDYFDQTQLMDRMTGRQKEAVDDYFTQQSTTMKKRQEATQSLQTLTESQNDLQTAKTTVQQKLSDARELLSKLTAEEKARLAAIEKRKQEEAARKAAELARQQAAAEAERQEAAQQQESSESSSDSSTSDSSASDSSYATKAEKVLAFARSQIGKPYVWGATGPDSYDCSGLTQAAWKAAGVDIPRVTYDQVNAGTTVSLSSAQPGDLVFFYDDVTHVGIYIGNGMMIHAPKPGAYVREESIYYDGESSIHSVVRPA; via the coding sequence TTGGCGTCGCACCGCAAGTCGCGTCCCGCTGGTACGCGCGTAGCAGGCATACGGACCCCCGCCCTCGCCACGGCGGCCCTCACCTCCGTGGCCCTGCTGTCCCAGACGGCCAACGCGAGCCCCTCGGCAGACGACAAGCCGAGCCTCGAAGAGGTCGAGAAGAAGGTCGACGACCTCTACCGCCAGGCGGAGTCGGCGACCGAGAAGTACAACGCGGCCAAGGAGAAGACCGCGAAGCAGCGCAAGCGCGTCGACACCCTCCTCGACGACGTCGCCCAGCGCACCCAGAAGCTCAACGACGCGCGCGAGGAACTCGGTCGCAACGCCGCCGCCCAGTACCGCACCGGCGCCGCCGCCCCCGACACGGCGACCTTCCTCCTCGCGGACACCCCGCAGGACTACTTCGACCAGACCCAGCTGATGGACCGTATGACCGGTCGTCAGAAGGAAGCGGTCGACGACTACTTCACGCAGCAGTCCACGACGATGAAGAAGCGCCAGGAGGCCACCCAGAGCCTCCAGACGCTCACCGAGTCGCAGAACGACCTGCAGACCGCCAAGACCACCGTCCAGCAGAAGCTCTCCGACGCACGCGAACTCCTCTCGAAGCTCACGGCGGAGGAGAAGGCCCGCCTCGCAGCGATCGAGAAGCGCAAGCAGGAGGAGGCCGCGCGCAAGGCGGCGGAACTGGCCCGGCAACAAGCAGCGGCCGAGGCCGAGCGCCAGGAGGCGGCCCAGCAGCAGGAGAGCAGCGAGTCCTCGTCCGACTCGAGCACCTCGGACTCGTCCGCGTCGGACTCCTCGTACGCCACCAAGGCCGAGAAGGTCCTCGCCTTCGCCCGCTCCCAGATAGGCAAGCCGTATGTCTGGGGCGCCACCGGCCCCGACTCCTACGACTGCTCCGGCCTCACCCAGGCCGCCTGGAAGGCCGCGGGCGTCGACATCCCCCGTGTCACCTACGACCAGGTCAACGCCGGCACCACGGTCTCCCTCTCCAGCGCCCAGCCCGGCGACCTGGTCTTCTTCTACGACGACGTCACCCACGTGGGCATCTACATCGGCAACGGCATGATGATCCACGCCCCCAAGCCCGGCGCGTACGTCCGCGAGGAGTCGATCTACTACGACGGCGAGTCGTCGATCCACAGCGTGGTCCGCCCGGCCTGA
- a CDS encoding class II aldolase/adducin family protein, with the protein MHGTPLGPTPPSPLPTDRLQFAMPPMHESVEDERRHRKERLAGALRIFGRLGFEDGVSGHITARDPEFSDCFWVNPFGMPFKHVTVSDLVLANSEGQVIEGRYHVNQAAFTVHSQVHAARPDVVAVAHCHSVHGRALAALGELLDPITQESCAFYEDHALYDAYSGVAVDALEGRRIATALGSRKALVLRNHGLLTVGDSVDAAAWWFLSMERSCQVQLTAKAAGRPVLIEHRQAEATREQLGGDLVAWINYQPLWQDVSRSQPDLLT; encoded by the coding sequence ATGCACGGGACGCCCCTCGGACCCACTCCGCCCTCGCCGCTGCCGACCGACCGGTTGCAGTTCGCGATGCCACCGATGCACGAGTCGGTCGAGGACGAGCGCCGGCATCGCAAGGAACGGCTCGCGGGCGCGCTGCGGATCTTCGGGCGGCTCGGCTTCGAGGACGGGGTCTCGGGGCACATCACGGCGCGCGATCCCGAGTTCAGCGACTGCTTCTGGGTGAACCCGTTCGGGATGCCGTTCAAGCACGTCACCGTCAGCGATCTGGTGCTCGCCAACTCCGAGGGCCAGGTGATCGAGGGCCGCTACCACGTGAACCAGGCGGCCTTCACCGTGCACTCCCAGGTCCACGCCGCCCGCCCGGACGTCGTCGCGGTCGCCCATTGCCACTCGGTACACGGGCGGGCGCTCGCGGCACTGGGGGAACTGCTGGACCCGATCACGCAGGAGAGCTGCGCCTTCTACGAGGACCACGCGCTCTACGACGCCTACTCGGGGGTCGCTGTCGACGCCCTGGAAGGCCGCCGGATCGCGACCGCGCTCGGCTCACGCAAGGCGCTCGTGCTGCGCAACCACGGGTTGCTGACCGTCGGTGACTCGGTGGACGCGGCGGCCTGGTGGTTTCTGTCGATGGAGCGGTCCTGCCAGGTACAGCTGACCGCGAAGGCCGCGGGGCGTCCGGTGCTCATCGAGCATCGGCAGGCGGAGGCCACGCGGGAGCAGTTGGGCGGGGATCTGGTGGCGTGGATCAACTATCAGCCGTTGTGGCAGGACGTCAGCCGGAGCCAGCCGGATCTGCTGACCTGA
- a CDS encoding pyridoxamine 5'-phosphate oxidase family protein, translated as MTVNWAAFTEAEPDLARTIEERFGAFTHHVLATLRKDGSPRTTGLEARFLGGELWLGMMPNSLKALDLRRDPRFALQANPGEGQSMGGGDVRISGRAVEVEDPEVKAAYGEEVEPPEPFHLFRTELTEVVRTYVEDDKYLVVQVWQPGEPVRTIKRT; from the coding sequence ATGACAGTGAACTGGGCAGCCTTCACGGAGGCCGAACCGGACCTCGCCCGCACCATCGAGGAGCGCTTCGGCGCCTTCACCCACCACGTCCTCGCCACCCTCCGCAAGGACGGCTCCCCCCGCACCACCGGCCTGGAGGCCCGCTTCCTGGGCGGCGAGCTGTGGCTCGGCATGATGCCGAACTCGCTCAAAGCGCTCGACCTGCGCCGCGACCCGCGCTTCGCGCTCCAGGCGAACCCCGGGGAGGGGCAGTCCATGGGCGGCGGTGACGTGCGGATCTCCGGGCGGGCGGTCGAGGTCGAGGACCCGGAGGTGAAGGCCGCATACGGCGAAGAGGTGGAACCGCCGGAGCCGTTCCACCTCTTTCGTACCGAGCTGACCGAGGTCGTGCGGACCTACGTCGAGGACGACAAGTACCTCGTCGTCCAGGTCTGGCAGCCCGGCGAGCCCGTGCGCACGATCAAGCGCACCTAG
- a CDS encoding DoxX family protein → MTHGMHTGTHSPYLDGDRNWRDTAGRYALLPLRVFLGVTFIYAGLDKLTDSGFMKDAGSGSIGDMMRAVRDSAAIPAMVDMALKNPVAFGYAIAFGELAVGIGILVGLLARVAALGGALISLSLWLTVSWASEPYYYGNDLAYLMAWLPLVLAGAPMLSLDAALRARRRQRTGGYR, encoded by the coding sequence ATGACTCACGGTATGCACACGGGCACGCACTCCCCTTACCTCGACGGCGACCGGAACTGGCGGGACACCGCCGGCCGGTACGCACTACTGCCGCTCCGCGTCTTCCTCGGCGTCACCTTCATCTACGCCGGCCTGGACAAACTCACCGACAGCGGCTTCATGAAGGACGCCGGCTCGGGGTCCATCGGCGACATGATGCGTGCCGTTCGTGACTCCGCGGCCATCCCGGCCATGGTCGACATGGCGCTGAAGAACCCCGTCGCTTTCGGCTATGCCATCGCCTTCGGCGAGCTCGCCGTCGGTATCGGCATCCTGGTCGGGCTGCTCGCCCGGGTGGCGGCACTCGGCGGTGCACTGATCTCGCTGAGTCTGTGGTTGACGGTGAGCTGGGCCTCCGAGCCGTACTACTACGGCAATGACCTGGCCTATTTGATGGCCTGGCTGCCCCTCGTGCTTGCGGGCGCCCCCATGTTGTCCCTGGACGCCGCACTTCGCGCGCGGCGACGGCAGCGGACGGGGGGCTACCGGTAG